One Chiloscyllium punctatum isolate Juve2018m chromosome 19, sChiPun1.3, whole genome shotgun sequence genomic window carries:
- the hspb1 gene encoding heat shock protein beta-1 encodes MSERRIPFSFMRSPSWEPFRDWHYPGRIFDQFFGMPAFPHDWSLSDWHGMWPGYIRPPLTAALSSAPAPAPAPGGETAAVAPSGQASGLSRQQSTGVSEIKVTSDKWKVNLDVNHFAPEEITVKTKDGYVEIIGKHEERQDEHGFISRCFTRKYLLPPDTDPAIVTSTLSPSGILTVETPMKKPALQSSEITIPVTYESKAQIGVQDSKKASEATKK; translated from the exons ATGTCCGAGCGCCGCATCCCCTTCAGCTTCATGCGGAGTCCCAGCTGGGAGCCGTTCCGGGACTGGCACTACCCCGGCCGGATCTTTGACCAGTTCTTCGGGATGCCAGCCTTCCCGCACGACTGGTCACTCAGTGACTGGCACGGCATGTGGCCGGGTTACATTCGGCCGCCGCTGACCGCAGCGCTGTCCTCGGCTCCGGCTCCGGCTCCGGCTCCGGGCGGGGAAACCGCGGCGGTGGCTCCCAGCGGCCAGGCCAGCGGCCTGAGCCGGCAGCAGAGCACCGGGGTGTCCGAGATTAAGGTCACCTCAGACAAGTGGAAGGTCAACCTGGATGTGAACCACTTCGCCCCTGAAGAAATCACCGTCAAGACCAAGGATGGCTACGTGGAAATTATCG GAAAGCACGAAGAGCGACAGGATGAACACGGTTTCATTTCAAGGTGCTTTACTCGGAAATATCT CTTGCCACCAGATACGGACCCAGCTATAGTTACTTCAACATTGTCACCCAGTGGCATACTAACAGTGGAAACACCAATGAAGAAACCAGCTCTGCAGTCCTCTGAGATCACCATCCCAGTCACCTATGAGTCCAAAGCCCAAATAGGGGTGCAGGATTCCAAGAAAGCATCTGAAGCAACAAAGAAGTGA